A region of Centropristis striata isolate RG_2023a ecotype Rhode Island chromosome 17, C.striata_1.0, whole genome shotgun sequence DNA encodes the following proteins:
- the ap1s1 gene encoding AP-1 complex subunit sigma-1A, giving the protein MMRFMLLFSRQGKLRLQKWYTATAERDKKKMVRELMQIVLARKPKMCSFLEWRDLKIVYKRYASLYFCCAIEEQDNELITLEVIHRFVELLDKYFGSVCELDIIFNFEKAYFILDEFLMGGEIQDTSKKSVLKAIEQADLLQEEDESPRSVLEEMGLA; this is encoded by the exons ATG ATGCGGTTCATGCTGCTCTTCAGCCGACAGGGGAAGCTGCGACTGCAGAAGTGGTACACAGCCACAGCGGAGCGCGACAAGAAGAAGATGGTCAGGGAGCTGATGCAGATAGTTCTCGCCCGCAAACCAAAGATGTGCAGCTTCCTAGAATGGAGGGACCTCAAGATTGTctataaaag GTACGCCAGCCTGTATTTCTGTTGTGCAATTGAAGAGCAGGACAATGAGCTGATCACACTGGAAGTCATCCACCGTTTCGTAGAGCTCCTGGATAAATACTTTGGCAGC GTGTGTGAGCTGGACATCATCTTTAACTTTGAGAAGGCTTACTTCATTCTAGATGAGTTTCTGATGGGAGGAGAGATACAGGATACGTCTAAGAAGAGCGTCCTCAAAGCCATCGAACAAGctgacctgctgcaggag